Within the Acuticoccus sediminis genome, the region CGACCTCCGAGCTTCTGACGCTGCGCGACATCGAGGGGCTGCAGGTGGGCCTGCAGTACGGCCCGTCCCGGCGCAAGGACGACGAGCTCTCGGTCGCCGAGGCGCTGGTCACCCTGTCGCGCCGCAGTCAGGGGATCCGCCTCGCGCGGCTCGCGGTCGGCCGCCGTTACGGGATGCGCGTCCTCGGCGCCCACCGGCACGGGCACCACCTCGGCCCCAGCCTCAGCGCCGCCATCCTGCGCCCGGCGGACAAGCTGCTGCTGGAAGGGACGGAGGAGGGGCTCGAGCAGCTCCGCGAGGCACGGGAACTCGCCTCCATCAGCGAGGCCGGCGGGCGCGCGTTCAAGCGCGGCAAGGCCCCGCTGGCGCTGCTGGCGCTCACCGGCGTGGTCGGGCTCGCCGCGTTCGGAGTGGCGCCGATCAGCATCCTGTCGCTGATCGCCGTCGCCGCCATCCTCGTGCTGCGCTGCATCGACAACGACGAGGCGTGGGGCTCCATCGACGCCGCCATCCTCGTCCTCATCTTCTCGATGCTGATCATCGGCGCGGGGCTGCAGCACACCGGCGCGGTATCGCTGGTGGTGGACGCGCTCGGACCGCACCTCAAGGGCCTTCCGCCGGTGGCGATGCTGGCGGCGATCTACGCCCTGACGTCGGTGCTGACCGAGACGGTCACCAACAACGCCGTCGCCGTGGTGGTGACCCCGCTCGCCATCGGCCTCGCCCACCAGATCGGGGTCGATCCGAGACCCCTCGTCGTGGCGGTCATGCTTGGCGCGTCGGCGAGCTTCGCGACGCCGATCGGCTACCAGACCAACACCCTCGTCTACGGCGCCGGCAACTACCACTTCGCCGACTTCATGAAGATCGGCATCCCCATGAACATCATCGTCGGCGTCGCAGCCGTCCTCTCGATCCCGCTCTTCTTCCCCTTCTGACCGCCCGGCTCGCCGGCCCCGCGGTCCGCGGGAACGCGGCCGGGGCATTGATCTTTGATTGTTGTTTGAGGTATAGCACGCAAAGGTTGAATTGACGGCGAGGATGCCCCATGCACGCGTCGCGCATCGCGTCATACGGTGTCATGGGTGTCATCGGCTGGACGGCGCTCGCCGTGGCGCTGGCCTCGGCGGTCCCGCTGGGAGCCAACCGTCCGGTGAGCTGGATCGGCCTGTCGCTCTCGACCTACGCCCTGTTCGCCGCCGCCCTCGCGCTCGACGTGCACCGCCCCTCGGCCCGGGCCGCGAGGCTGTGGCCGTCCGCGCTTCTCGCCGCGCTGGCGATCGGGTGGGGCTTCGTGCAGACCTCGCCGATGCTCTCGGCGCTCGCCCAATGGTTCGCCGCGCGAGCCGCCGGTACGCTTGGGATCGTGGCGCCGAGCCTGATGCACCCCGTCTGGTCGACGGTCGACGCGCCGGGGGCGATCTCGGCCGACCCCATCGACGGGCACCACGCCGTGCTGCGCCTCACCACGTACGTCGCCCTGTTCTGGATCGCCCTGCAGGCGGGGCGGGACAGGGGACGGGCACGGGCGATGCTGGCCGCCGCGGCGATCGGCGTCAGCGTCCTCTGCGCCTACGGCCTCCTTGCCGCTGCGCTCGGCCGCAACCCCCTCCTCGGGCCCGACGCGAAGGTCCTGAGCGCCACGTTCGTGAACCGCAATTCCTTCGCAACGTACGCCGCCTTCGGGGTGATCATGAACCTCGCGCTGACGCTCGCGGGCTTCCGGCACCGCGCGCGGCGATCGCGTGCGATGAGGGACGTCGCGCGCGCGGTCGTCGGTCGCGGCTGGGTCCATGTCGTCGGCTTCGCGGTGTGCGCGGCGGCGCTCCTCGGCTCGCAGTCGCGCGGGGGTGCGCTGGCCGCGCTCGTCGGCTCGGCGGCTGTCGTCGCGCTCGCCCGCAGGGGCGGTCGCGGGGGCGGCCTCCGGCGGCCGGGCGTCGTCCTCCCCGCCCTCGTCGCGGCCTTCGTGCTCTGCGTAGGAGCGTCGGGCGTCCTCGGGCGGTTCCTCGCGGACCCTTCGGCCGAGAACCTGCGGACCCCGGTCTACCTCGCCACGCTGGACGCCATCGCCGACAGGCCGATCCTCGGGCACGGCCTCGGCGCCTACCAGGACGTCTTCCGCGCCTACGTGCCGATGGGGGCGGGCGCCGCCGAGTGGGACAAGGCCCACAACACCTACCTGGAGCTCGCCTTCGAACTCGGCGTGCCCGCCGCCTGCGCCCTTCTCCTGGCGATCGCACTCCTCGCGGCGCGGGTCGCCCGGGGCGCGCTCGCTGGAGGGCGCAACGCGGCGGTGATGTATGCGGCGGCGGGCTGCACGCTCGCCGCGGCAGTCCATTCGCTGGTGGATTTCAGCCTGCAGATCCCGGCCGTCGCGGCGCTCTTCGCCGTGGTCCTTGGCGTCGGCACCGCCGCGGCCACCGCCGGGACGGTGCCCCGGCGCGTCCGCTCGTGGGGCGCTGCGGGCAGCCAGCGCCATCCCTTGTCCGCCGGCGTCCGGTACGCCGGATGGCGCCCGCCCGGCTGGACGGGATGAGGCTGCCGGCGGTCAGTAGTGACCGTAGAGCGCCGCCTCGGTGCGATAGCCGAACTGTGCCGCCAGCTCGCTGATCTCGTCGGGAAGCGAGGCGTCGACCGGAACGTCCGGCCGAGGTGCGTCCGCGGTGCGCAGGACCGGGTCCTTCAGGAAGGCCCGGTCGTCGCCGAACGGCGCCCCCGCAGGGCCGACCGTCGCGAACGGCGAGCGCTCGGGGTGCATCATCGCCTCGATCGCCGCCGGATCCGACCGGAGGCCGAACGCGCGGCTGATCCGGGCAAGCTCGCCCTCCGGCGTGCCGAGCAGGTCCTCGAGCCGCACCAGCACCCGGTTCGCCTCGTCCACGTTCGCGAGCGAATTGCAGAGGCGGCGGTTCGTCTCCAGCCAGTCGTCGGCGGCGAGCTTCGCCGCGTCATCCTTCGGCTTGGGACGGCGGGCGAACGGGTTCGTGCCGGCATGCGCCGGATGGCTGACGAGGTGGACGAACTGTGCGTCCGGATAGGACTCGAGGATCCGCTCGATCGCGCCCTTGCGCACCGAGTAGACCCGGCTGCGGTCGACGAGCCGGCGCGGCGCCACCTTGTCGGCCAGTTCCTCGAACACCTTGTAGATCGGCCAGAAGTAGCGCCGCAGCACCCAGCGCCGCGCCATCTGCACCGAGGCGATCGACTGGTCGCCCGCGTAGAGGCAGGCCACCGTGCGCACCAGTCCGTCCGCATGCGCCTGACCCAGCCGCGCCATCTCGCTCCACACCAGCTCCAGCCGATCCTCGGCGAAGAGGTTGATGTCCGGCACGGCGAAGGTGTCGGGATTGCCGCCGATCATGGCGCTGGCGAGCGCCGTCCGGGAGGACGGCCGCCCCAGGATGAAGATCGGTCGCGTTCGCGGGTCGGAGGTCATAGGCCGTAGGCGCGGAAGAAGTTCAGGATGATGCTGGTCGCGTTGATGTCCTGCGTCGTCGTGCCGAGCAGGCGCCGGGCGATCGGCCCGCGCCGCTTGACGCTGCCGGGCCACCGGTGTCCGCCGCCGTCGATCCGGTACAGCTCCACCTTGACGTTGCCGCCGCAGGCCTTGGCACTGACCCTCGTGACCGTGGTGCCATCGTCGGAGCCGTTCGGCAAGGCGGCGGTCGATTGGCCCGAGCATCCCGCGAGCCTCGCCCAGAAGGCGAACGTGTCGTTGGCCGACAGGACCCGCCCGCCGGATCCGCCGAAGATGCGCGAGGTGGGCATCGCGCCGCCGTTGAACGGCATCAGGTCGTCGTCCGTGCCGCTGAACAGGAGCATCGGCACCGGCGCCCTCGGATGGCAGCGCGAGACGAGGTCCTCCGGCATGTTCGCGGCGACCGAGGCGAAGGCCCTGAACGTCTGCGGCGCCTCGCAGGCGAGCCGCTGGGTCATCATCCCGCCGTTCGACATCCCCCCGACAAACACGCGATTGGGATCACCTTTGAACCGCGCCACGATGTCGGCGACGACTTCGGTGATAAACTGGACGTCGTCGGGCGCGTCCGCGGTGGTGGGCCGCCCGTCGTTCCAGTGGTTGCCGGACGAATTGGGGAAGGCCGCGATGAAGCCACCCCGGGCGACCTCGGGATCGATGCCGCTCTGGTTGGCGATGTTCCGGCCCGCGCCGTAGCCGCCGTGAAGGAAGATGACGACAGGAAATCTCGTCGACGGCGACGCCTCTTTCGCCGGCCGCAGCAGGAAGTAGGTTCGACGTTGACCACTGGATTGAATGGTCTCCGTTTGCGAGACCGCCGCCGATGTCGGACGCGCCAGCGCGATCATTCCACCGACAACGACGATCAGGAGAACACATAGGAATTGCGTGAGACTCATGGTCTGTGTGTGGTCCTTGAAACTGCCGTTGCTATTCATGCACGCCGCTATCAGATGGGCATAGGCTGCAAGGCCGGCGTATCACGACTTTGTGTCGCTCGTGTCGAGCGTGTAACGCCTTATGAGATTGGGTAGTTATTCAGGTGCGTACCCAAGACGGACGCCGGGGTCGAGTAAAGGAAGGGAAGGCGCGTTGCACACGTTCACCGGAAACCTGGTCACGGTAGGCGATGCCTGAACCTCTTTTTATCCTCTGTCCGCCACGATCGTTTTCCTCTATCGTCTGCGGTATCGTGGGACAACATCCGCAGTGCTACGGCCTGCCTGAACTAAATCTGTTCCTTGCCGACGATGTGCGCGGCCTGTGGCATGGGCCGATGTCCATGCCGATCTTCCGCGACGGACTTCTGCGCGCCCTCGCCGAACTCCATGACGGCGAGCAGACCGACGACACGGTGATGCGCGCCCGCGCCTGGATCACCGCGCACCTCGACTGGGACACCCGAAAGCTGTTCGACCACCTGCAGGAACTCGTCGGCCCCAGGATCCTGGTGGAGAAGAGCCCCAGCATCGTCTCGCGCGACGATTACATCGCGCGGATGCTCAGGATCTTCCCGGACGCCAACATCCTGCACCTGACGCGCCACCCGGCGACGAACGGCGAATCGATCATCGCCCTGCGCAACCGGTTCGACGCGCTCCAGGCCGTGGCGCGCGGCCCGGCGGCCGATCCGGAGCGGATGTGGAACCGCTGCCACGAGGTGATCCTGAAGGCGACGAGCGACCTGCCGCTCGGCCAATGCATGCGCATCAAGGGCGAGACGCTGCTCTCCGACCTCGATTGCTACCTGACCCAGATCTGCGAGTGGCTCGACATCGACACCTCGCGGAGCGCCTTCGACGCCATGATGCGGCCCGAGACGTCGCCCTATGCGCGCCCCGGGCCCAAGGGCGCGCTGCGTGGAAACGATCCGAACTTCCTCTCAAATCCCGCCATCGATCAGGCGCGTCTCGCGCGGATCAATTCGCCGTCTCTCGAGGCCTCCGTTCCGTGGGGCGACGGTGGAATTCTTTCGGAGCGGACGCGCAAACTCGCGATGCGATTCGGTTATCACTGATGGATGCGTTGTTCGAAATCCCGAGCTTCGACGTGATTGGAGCGGACGGGCTGGGCCGCCAGAGCGCGACCACCGCCCACGCCATGGCGGTCTTCAAGGGCCAGCTTTACCTCGCCACCGGATCGGCGGTCGCGCGCAACGCCAGGCAGGCGCCGCGGATCATGCGCTACGACGCGGCCGGGCAGCGCTGGGTCGAGGTCTACGGGTCGCCGATGGTCGCGGCCTGCGCGCGCGCCGCGGTGCCGGACCGGCAGCTTGCGGCGGCACTCGGCGAGACACTGTCGGCGCCGGGCCGGAATGCCGGCTCGGGCCTCGGTTCCGAAGTGCCGCGCGACACGGGCTACGCCTCGATGGTGGTGTTCCAGGGTGCGTCCGACCCGGAGCCGGCGCTCTACGTCTCGACGATGTCGCGCGGGGGCGCGCTCATCCTGCGCTCCACCGACGGTGCGACGTTCGAGCCGGTGGGCGAGCCGGGGTTCGGCAGTCCGGAGATCTTCTCCTTCCGCACCCTGACCGCCTACAAGGGCCGCCTCTATGCGGTCCCGGCGGGCACGGTGACGGACGAGTACCTCGACCGCTTCGTCGCCCCGGCGGCGGACGTCTACGTGACGGACGATCCCGCCGGCGGCGTCTGGCGCAAGGCGGCCGAGCCGGGCTTCGGCGACCCGCTGAACCTCTCCGTCAACACGCTCTGCGCGGCCAACGGGCGGCTCTATGCGGGCACTCACAATCCGGCCCTCGGCTTCCAGGTCTGGACGACCGAGGCCACGGGCGAGGCGCCGTTCACCTGGACCAGGGTGATCGATGAGGGGGCTTCGCGATTCCAGCGCAACCTCGTGGTCACGGCGATGGCGGAGTTCGACGGCGCCCTCTACGTCGGCGGCGGCCTCAACGGTCCGGGCACCGACCCGGTCCACGACATCGGCCCGGCGGCGTGCGAGCTGATCCGCGTCTGGCCCGACGGCCGGTGGGACCTCGTCGTGGGGGAGCCGCGCTTCTCGCCGCAGGGCCTCAAGGTGCCCGCGTCGATGACGGGGCCCGGCTTCGACGACTTCTTCAACGCCGCGATCGTGTCGCTCTGCGTCCACGAGGGGGCGCTCTACCTCGGCACCCACCAGTGGGAGGCCTTCCAGGCCATCGAGAACGGGGCAGGGGAGGTCGTCGGCGGCGCCCAGCTCTGGCGCAGCGTCGACGGCGAGACGTGGGAGATCGTGCTGGAGGACGGCAACGGGAACCCGGCGGACGTCGCCTACCCGGCGCTGGCGTCGACCCCGTTCGGCCTCGCCGTAGGCACGCAGAACCAGAGCCTCCTCCTCCGCCTCGCCGGCCGCGACCGCAAGGACACGACCTTCCCGGCCGGCCTTTCCGTCCTCATCGGCGTCTAGCCCGGCGCGAGGTCCAATTCCCTGCGGGGCGGGCCTGAGCCGGATGCCGCGGCAGGGGCGAACTTGCCGACGCTGCCCGCTGGATCGACGACTGGAGAACGTCCCGCTGCGAGAGGTACACCTTGGCGGGGCCAGTTCCTCGTCGGCGGTCGAACCGCATTGCCGGACGCTGGCGCCATGCCGGGAACATACCGGGAGCTCAGAAGCCTCCGGCGGGCTCGGGTCCCACCAACGATCAGCCCCCCGCCTGACCGTCGAAGCCGCCATCGCGCTTTCCCCCTGGCAGCGGCCGGGGTCCGGCGCAAGGGCAAGCGGCTTCGCCGGCCTACGGCCCCTTGCCCCGGACCCCGCCCGCCGCCCTCAGGGGGGCGCGACGGCGGCTCCGACGATCAGGCTCCCGCCCGGGATTGTGTGGGCGCCGGGCGAGGGGGGCACCGTCCGCTGCATCTATCGGCCGTGATCGACCGACGAGCGACGAGCGCAGGACGTACCGACCGGGACGATACGATCCTGCGGCATTCTGGCTGGGGTTCCGTCTCCGGTCGACAGGGCTGTGGCGGAGCACCGGCGGGGCGGCTCGCCGGATACGGCAGACGCGCGACCGCCGATGCCCGCCTTCAGGCGCTGTGCCGTCCCGCAGCGCGGCCGGCGTCCTGCGCCTGCGGCCGTCGGGCGGGCCGGTTCGCCCGCTCAGTCGAGCTGCGTGCTGAACCACCACGTGATGCCGTTCGGGTCGTTCACACCGCCGCGCCGGTCGCCGTCCCCCTTTTCGGCCGGCGCCTGGACGGCGGTGCCGCCCGCGGCGAGGGCGCGGGCGAATGTTGCGTCGACGTCAGGCACGTAGACGTGGACGTTCGCGGGCTGGCCCTCCGGCATCTCGCCCATCATCACGACCGTGTCGTCGATGCGCGCCTCGGCGTGCATCACGCCGCCGCCGTCGCGGGGGATGATCCTGAGCCGCTCCGCCCCGAGCGTCGCCTCCAGGAAGGAGAGGGTTGCCTCGGCGCTCCGCACGATGAGGTACGGCGCGACGCTCGTGTATCCGTCCGGCTTGTAGGTCACCTGGGCCTCCGTCGACTGCCTGTCCCGCCCAACTAGGGCGGGGCGGGAGCGATGGGAGGGCAGGGGCTCCGCGGGGGGAGGCTGCCCGAGAGGGTGGATCGCGACCCGGATCGTCGGGACGCCGGCCGGGAACGGCCGGCGCCGGTGCGCGGTCAGCGGCCCTCGCGCCACCAGGTGGAGGAGAGGCCGGCGAGGAGGAGCGCGAGGCCGAGGAGGCCGGCGAACAGCGGCACGCGCTCCACGCCGGTCAGCTCGCTCGCTTCGGAGCGCTTCAGGCCGATCCAGTCCGAGCCGGAGGTCGAGCGGCCGTCGGGGCGCATCAGGATGCGTGGCGCGTCGCCTCCGTCCGCGACGCGGCGCACGGAGCCGCGCGTCGCCTCGGCGACCGGTTCCAGCACGTCGGTGGTGGAGGTGAGGTCGCGCGCCTCGACCGGGTTCGCCGGACCGACGTGGCCGAGCGCCGTCAGGCGGCCGTCGGTGGCGCGGTAGAGACCC harbors:
- a CDS encoding SLC13 family permease, whose product is MDRVIDFVHAYDAWISLALLVGLFAAFVTEKLPPDVTAAGGAALFVVLGLVPFDQVMAAFANPAPITIAAMFVISGALVRTGLLDALANWLIGGAESRPRLAVGLFLLATVIASGLMNNTPVVLILIPIVIRLARSLDIAATRLLIPLSYVAVLGGTWTLIGTSTNLLVDGVAQQGGLAPFGIFEIAPVGLIAAAVGMAALVVLGPLLLPNRRERSATDESEEPNYLTELRPAEGFEGIGKTVAEVAAFGRPGVRILGVVNGGNVERTDIEEHVVAAGDRLVAEAATSELLTLRDIEGLQVGLQYGPSRRKDDELSVAEALVTLSRRSQGIRLARLAVGRRYGMRVLGAHRHGHHLGPSLSAAILRPADKLLLEGTEEGLEQLREARELASISEAGGRAFKRGKAPLALLALTGVVGLAAFGVAPISILSLIAVAAILVLRCIDNDEAWGSIDAAILVLIFSMLIIGAGLQHTGAVSLVVDALGPHLKGLPPVAMLAAIYALTSVLTETVTNNAVAVVVTPLAIGLAHQIGVDPRPLVVAVMLGASASFATPIGYQTNTLVYGAGNYHFADFMKIGIPMNIIVGVAAVLSIPLFFPF
- a CDS encoding O-antigen ligase family protein, translating into MHASRIASYGVMGVIGWTALAVALASAVPLGANRPVSWIGLSLSTYALFAAALALDVHRPSARAARLWPSALLAALAIGWGFVQTSPMLSALAQWFAARAAGTLGIVAPSLMHPVWSTVDAPGAISADPIDGHHAVLRLTTYVALFWIALQAGRDRGRARAMLAAAAIGVSVLCAYGLLAAALGRNPLLGPDAKVLSATFVNRNSFATYAAFGVIMNLALTLAGFRHRARRSRAMRDVARAVVGRGWVHVVGFAVCAAALLGSQSRGGALAALVGSAAVVALARRGGRGGGLRRPGVVLPALVAAFVLCVGASGVLGRFLADPSAENLRTPVYLATLDAIADRPILGHGLGAYQDVFRAYVPMGAGAAEWDKAHNTYLELAFELGVPAACALLLAIALLAARVARGALAGGRNAAVMYAAAGCTLAAAVHSLVDFSLQIPAVAALFAVVLGVGTAAATAGTVPRRVRSWGAAGSQRHPLSAGVRYAGWRPPGWTG
- a CDS encoding sulfotransferase, with translation MTSDPRTRPIFILGRPSSRTALASAMIGGNPDTFAVPDINLFAEDRLELVWSEMARLGQAHADGLVRTVACLYAGDQSIASVQMARRWVLRRYFWPIYKVFEELADKVAPRRLVDRSRVYSVRKGAIERILESYPDAQFVHLVSHPAHAGTNPFARRPKPKDDAAKLAADDWLETNRRLCNSLANVDEANRVLVRLEDLLGTPEGELARISRAFGLRSDPAAIEAMMHPERSPFATVGPAGAPFGDDRAFLKDPVLRTADAPRPDVPVDASLPDEISELAAQFGYRTEAALYGHY
- a CDS encoding extracellular catalytic domain type 1 short-chain-length polyhydroxyalkanoate depolymerase, which codes for MSLTQFLCVLLIVVVGGMIALARPTSAAVSQTETIQSSGQRRTYFLLRPAKEASPSTRFPVVIFLHGGYGAGRNIANQSGIDPEVARGGFIAAFPNSSGNHWNDGRPTTADAPDDVQFITEVVADIVARFKGDPNRVFVGGMSNGGMMTQRLACEAPQTFRAFASVAANMPEDLVSRCHPRAPVPMLLFSGTDDDLMPFNGGAMPTSRIFGGSGGRVLSANDTFAFWARLAGCSGQSTAALPNGSDDGTTVTRVSAKACGGNVKVELYRIDGGGHRWPGSVKRRGPIARRLLGTTTQDINATSIILNFFRAYGL
- a CDS encoding sulfotransferase family protein, which produces MPEPLFILCPPRSFSSIVCGIVGQHPQCYGLPELNLFLADDVRGLWHGPMSMPIFRDGLLRALAELHDGEQTDDTVMRARAWITAHLDWDTRKLFDHLQELVGPRILVEKSPSIVSRDDYIARMLRIFPDANILHLTRHPATNGESIIALRNRFDALQAVARGPAADPERMWNRCHEVILKATSDLPLGQCMRIKGETLLSDLDCYLTQICEWLDIDTSRSAFDAMMRPETSPYARPGPKGALRGNDPNFLSNPAIDQARLARINSPSLEASVPWGDGGILSERTRKLAMRFGYH
- a CDS encoding VOC family protein; the encoded protein is MTYKPDGYTSVAPYLIVRSAEATLSFLEATLGAERLRIIPRDGGGVMHAEARIDDTVVMMGEMPEGQPANVHVYVPDVDATFARALAAGGTAVQAPAEKGDGDRRGGVNDPNGITWWFSTQLD